The proteins below are encoded in one region of Candidatus Thiodiazotropha sp. LNASS1:
- a CDS encoding cytochrome-c peroxidase — protein MNQKVSLIVVSFLFLFGTGVQADKTDRLIRKANRYFEALPQTMPGSENDTPARIELGKQLYFDTRLSINDTQSCASCHPLGDGRGGMDNLPTSPGARGELGNRNTPTVLNAGWQSSQFWDGRAADLADQARQPILNPIEMGMPDEESVVKKLGAIPEYVEAFAKAYPDDTPPLSYANLAEAIAAFERTLRSESRFDDFMRGDKSALTTQEQSGLTRFIRHNCIRCHDGPMLGGTLIEKLGVYKDFHNTEDKGRHRVTGDEADEMMFKVASLRNVAITGPWFHDGSGKILEDVIRTMGSIQLDIELKEDEIADIAAFLATLTGKEFKNGQSEN, from the coding sequence ATGAATCAAAAGGTCAGTCTAATTGTTGTATCGTTTCTGTTCCTGTTCGGCACCGGCGTGCAGGCGGATAAAACCGATCGCCTCATCAGGAAGGCCAACCGCTACTTCGAAGCATTGCCCCAGACCATGCCCGGTAGCGAAAACGACACGCCGGCACGCATCGAACTGGGAAAGCAGCTCTATTTCGACACCCGCCTCTCCATCAATGACACCCAGTCCTGTGCGAGCTGTCATCCGCTTGGGGACGGCAGGGGCGGCATGGACAACCTCCCCACTTCGCCGGGAGCCCGCGGGGAACTCGGAAACCGCAACACCCCCACCGTATTGAACGCCGGGTGGCAAAGTTCACAGTTCTGGGATGGCCGCGCGGCGGACCTGGCCGATCAGGCACGCCAGCCGATACTGAATCCGATCGAGATGGGCATGCCCGATGAAGAGAGCGTGGTGAAGAAACTCGGCGCGATACCAGAGTATGTCGAAGCCTTCGCCAAGGCATATCCGGACGACACCCCTCCCCTCTCCTATGCCAATCTGGCAGAGGCCATCGCCGCTTTCGAACGCACCCTGCGCAGTGAATCCCGCTTCGACGATTTCATGCGCGGAGATAAATCGGCACTGACGACGCAGGAACAGTCGGGGCTTACCAGATTCATCCGACATAACTGCATTCGATGCCACGATGGTCCCATGCTGGGTGGCACACTGATCGAGAAACTGGGTGTCTACAAAGACTTCCACAATACAGAGGATAAGGGACGGCACCGTGTGACCGGAGACGAAGCGGATGAGATGATGTTCAAGGTTGCATCACTGCGCAATGTGGCGATCACCGGTCCCTGGTTTCATGACGGTTCCGGTAAAATCCTGGAGGATGTCATCCGTACCATGGGAAGCATCCAGTTGGATATCGAGCTCAAAGAGGATGAGATTGCCGATATCGCAGCCTTTCTTGCCACCCTGACAGGAAAGGAATTCAAAAACGGGCAGTCTGAGAACTAG
- a CDS encoding plastocyanin/azurin family copper-binding protein, with translation MFRANIILLLLGLFVAPYTLAGETVTVIAKDYKFQPEEITVKVGTTVRWENHEKRQYHSAWFEVLGEEPGDYFFPGDIRERTFDKPGSYHYICEPHHESHQMKGVVHVVE, from the coding sequence ATGTTTCGAGCTAACATAATCCTGTTGCTGTTGGGGCTGTTTGTTGCGCCATACACCTTGGCCGGAGAGACGGTCACGGTCATTGCGAAAGACTATAAATTCCAGCCGGAGGAGATCACCGTCAAGGTCGGTACCACCGTGCGCTGGGAAAACCACGAGAAACGCCAGTATCACAGTGCCTGGTTTGAGGTGCTTGGTGAGGAGCCCGGCGATTACTTCTTCCCCGGCGATATCAGGGAACGCACTTTCGATAAACCGGGTAGCTACCACTATATCTGTGAACCTCACCATGAAAGTCACCAGATGAAGGGTGTCGTACACGTTGTAGAATAG
- a CDS encoding NapC/NirT family cytochrome c: MHQHSLFKSLLSRKVAFGATLGGAVLFMIIGVVLWGGFNTVMEATNTMEFCISCHEMEENVYAEFKGTAHDGNRSGVGASCPDCHVPRPWVHKIVRKIKASNEIWHKIMGTVDTPEKFEAHRLTMARRVWQAMKETDSRECRNCHDWDTMNPEKQKPRARNQHVFAMEKGNTCIDCHKGIAHKPVHKEISEEELEEWAKPVEAYKFEIPESFKAGLASAEAAEAEAEKARQEEAQKERERRKAQALAAQKKIDAAVARAIAAVKSNQTDDTTVPAVATRGFGVDWSGSPERLITLFYPGQTSMEWTLVGKYHGGARPFRAGDRCTVCHDKEAADMGEKMVTGQKAEPTPPVGKRGSIPVTVQAAHDDENLYLRFQWEDTEHVPVPFVDGGKMDPDNQVKLALMLATDEVEYASQAGCWGTCHEDLRTMPGHPEDAAAAGLNLDLSNGVTKYIKESRTKVEEKGRRGKKLGGWDKLKDDAAIQAERDAHKYMDLVRWNSNGKTENGYVLEQRIMDDGSKIDAQGWLEAGLWTVEVKRPLKSTGTGNISLEPGTVYNFGFAIHDDYTDARFHHVSLGYKLALDNDQAELNAVKAKVTAAVAAATPQKATASAGDEVDSGVDWSKTGERQITLFYPGQTSMEWTLVGKYHGGARPFRAGDRCTVCHDKETADMGEKMVTGQKAEPTPPEGKRAAIPVTVQATHDGENLYLRFQWEGTEHVPVPFVDGGKMDPDNQVKLAFMLATDEVEYASQAGCWGTCHEDLRTMPGHPEDPAASGLSLDFSQGVTKYIKESRTKVEEKGRRGKKLGGWDKLKDNAALQAELDAHKTMDLIRISSGNGSVENGYVLEQRIMTGGQALQGSITEEAGYWTATFKRKLKSELSDDVNIEKGTVYNFGFAIHDDYTDSRFHHVSLGYKLGLDNPDAEINAVAQ; the protein is encoded by the coding sequence CCATGTCCCCCGTCCCTGGGTGCACAAAATCGTTAGAAAGATAAAGGCCAGTAATGAAATCTGGCACAAAATCATGGGGACTGTGGATACCCCTGAAAAGTTTGAAGCTCATCGGCTGACCATGGCACGGCGGGTCTGGCAGGCGATGAAGGAGACGGATTCGAGAGAGTGCCGCAACTGCCACGATTGGGACACGATGAATCCCGAAAAGCAGAAACCGCGTGCCCGCAACCAACACGTCTTCGCCATGGAGAAAGGCAACACCTGTATCGATTGCCATAAAGGTATCGCCCACAAGCCAGTCCATAAAGAGATCAGCGAAGAGGAGTTGGAGGAGTGGGCAAAACCTGTCGAAGCCTATAAATTCGAGATACCGGAATCGTTCAAAGCAGGTCTCGCAAGTGCCGAAGCGGCTGAGGCCGAGGCGGAAAAAGCCCGCCAGGAGGAGGCCCAGAAAGAGCGTGAACGCCGTAAGGCGCAGGCATTGGCTGCACAGAAAAAGATCGATGCCGCTGTTGCCCGGGCAATTGCCGCGGTCAAATCGAATCAGACAGATGACACTACAGTACCTGCCGTTGCCACTCGCGGTTTCGGTGTCGATTGGAGCGGTTCTCCGGAACGTCTGATCACCCTCTTCTATCCCGGTCAGACCTCCATGGAGTGGACCCTGGTGGGTAAGTATCACGGTGGCGCCAGACCTTTCCGCGCCGGTGATCGCTGCACAGTCTGTCACGATAAAGAGGCTGCCGACATGGGCGAGAAGATGGTTACCGGGCAGAAAGCGGAACCCACACCACCCGTTGGCAAGCGAGGGTCGATCCCCGTAACCGTCCAGGCCGCCCATGATGATGAGAATCTCTATTTGCGTTTCCAGTGGGAAGACACGGAACATGTCCCGGTCCCCTTCGTGGACGGTGGCAAGATGGATCCGGACAACCAGGTCAAACTGGCCCTGATGCTGGCGACCGATGAGGTGGAATACGCCTCCCAGGCCGGTTGCTGGGGTACCTGCCACGAAGACCTGAGAACCATGCCCGGACACCCCGAAGATGCCGCTGCCGCCGGTCTCAACCTGGATCTCTCCAACGGTGTGACGAAATATATCAAGGAGTCACGCACCAAGGTCGAGGAAAAAGGGCGCCGGGGTAAGAAACTCGGCGGTTGGGATAAGCTGAAGGACGATGCCGCCATCCAGGCGGAGCGGGATGCGCACAAGTACATGGACCTGGTGCGCTGGAACAGCAACGGTAAAACAGAAAACGGCTACGTGCTTGAGCAACGCATCATGGACGACGGCAGCAAAATCGATGCCCAAGGCTGGCTGGAAGCGGGTCTCTGGACCGTTGAAGTCAAACGCCCCCTTAAATCCACGGGTACGGGCAATATCTCCCTTGAGCCCGGTACTGTTTACAACTTTGGCTTCGCCATCCATGACGACTATACCGACGCACGTTTTCACCACGTTTCACTCGGTTACAAGCTGGCGCTGGACAACGACCAGGCCGAACTCAATGCGGTAAAAGCCAAGGTCACCGCAGCTGTCGCCGCAGCGACACCGCAAAAGGCAACGGCTTCCGCCGGGGATGAAGTGGACAGCGGTGTGGACTGGTCAAAAACGGGAGAGCGCCAGATTACCCTCTTCTATCCCGGTCAGACCTCGATGGAGTGGACCCTGGTAGGTAAGTACCACGGTGGCGCCAGACCTTTCCGCGCCGGTGATCGCTGCACAGTCTGTCACGACAAAGAGACTGCCGATATGGGCGAGAAGATGGTTACCGGTCAGAAGGCCGAACCGACACCGCCAGAAGGCAAGCGCGCGGCAATCCCGGTGACGGTCCAGGCCACCCACGACGGTGAGAATCTCTATCTGCGTTTCCAGTGGGAAGGCACCGAGCATGTTCCCGTCCCTTTCGTGGATGGCGGCAAGATGGACCCCGACAATCAGGTGAAACTGGCGTTCATGCTGGCAACCGATGAGGTGGAATACGCCTCCCAGGCCGGTTGTTGGGGCACCTGCCACGAAGACCTGCGCACCATGCCGGGACATCCAGAGGATCCGGCAGCCTCAGGTCTGTCACTCGACTTCAGCCAGGGGGTGACCAAATACATCAAGGAGTCGCGCACCAAGGTCGAGGAGAAAGGCCGGCGCGGTAAGAAACTGGGCGGCTGGGACAAGTTGAAAGACAATGCCGCCCTTCAGGCGGAACTCGATGCCCATAAAACCATGGATCTGATACGGATAAGCAGCGGCAACGGCAGTGTGGAGAACGGCTATGTCCTGGAACAGCGCATCATGACGGGAGGTCAAGCGTTACAGGGGAGTATCACGGAGGAGGCGGGATATTGGACCGCCACTTTCAAGCGCAAGCTGAAATCTGAACTATCCGACGATGTTAACATCGAAAAGGGGACAGTCTACAATTTCGGATTTGCGATCCACGATGACTATACCGACAGCCGCTTCCATCATGTCTCACTCGGCTATAAACTGGGGCTGGATAACCCGGATGCGGAGATCAACGCCGTGGCGCAGTAA